Proteins from one Tenrec ecaudatus isolate mTenEca1 chromosome 8, mTenEca1.hap1, whole genome shotgun sequence genomic window:
- the LOC142454527 gene encoding large ribosomal subunit protein uL24-like, whose translation MKVNPFVTLDRSKNQKRHFNAPSHVCRKIMSSPLSKELRQKYNVRSMPIRKDDEVQVVREHYKGQQIGKVVQVYRKKYVIYIERVQRDKANGTTVHVGIHPSKVVITRLKLDKDRKKILEQKAKSRQVGKEKGKYKEESLEKMQE comes from the coding sequence ATGAAGGTCAATCCCTTTGTGACTTTGGACCGGAGCAAAAACCAGAAAAGGCATTTCAATGCCCCTTCCCACGTTTGCAGGAAGATTATGTCTTCACCGCTTTCCAAGGAACTGAGACAGAAATACAATGTCCGGTCCATGCCTATCCGCAAGGATGATGAAGTTCAGGTTGTGCGAGAACACTACAAAGGTCAACAGATTGGCAAAGTGGTCCAGGTTTACCGGAAGAAGTACGTCATCTACATTGAGCGGGTGCAGCGAGATAAAGCTAACGGCACCACTGTCCATGTGGGCATTCACCCCAGCAAGGTGGTGATTACGAGGTTAAAACTGGACAAAGACCGCAAAAagatcctggagcagaaagccaaaTCTCGCCAAGTCGGAAAGGAAAAGGGCAAATACAAGGAAGAATCACTTGAGAAGATGCAAGAGTGA